The genomic stretch AAATTTAATAACTGTCAGATTAAGTCTTAACTATTGCATATAAATATTTTTCTCCACTATCCGCAATGCTTTTAACGTAAGTAAGTTACACTCTTTAAAGCAATTACAAAAAAATCAAGGCAACTATTTTTATAGTGGAATCAGCGACTTCAGTTTCCGTAAACCGCTCGCATCTTAATATAATTTTCACTCCCCATGCTCATACTCATTTGACAAAATATCCCGTTGACTGTATGGTTGTTTATCTTGGGCTCACAATATCGTCGCTCCCGTAAATATGCCCGCCTGGTAGCGCTTGTCCTCAATACGAAGAAATGTGTTCCTGAATGGTTGTTCAAAATATATACACAGCATTATTGCGACAAGCCGCTTGCCTTTGTCAGGCAAATAAAAACTGACTTCCGTACCTGCAAAAACCTTGTCTTTTTCTATTATTATCTCATCTATGCAAAAGGCATCATCATCGTGCCCTTCAAGACTGACAGAGACGCCTGCAATGCTCAGTATGGCACGGGCTGCATGTTTCGGCATACTTATATGAGCGTTCGGGTCAATCGGCGGTATTGCAATAGTTACAGTATCGTCCGCAATATAAGTAACGCATGTTACATACAGCAATTGGTCAAAGCGTACATGGTTATTTAATTCAAGCCCGTTCAGCAAAGCAATATTTCCATCTGTTACATTTCTTTTGCCATTCATATTTGTTGGTCCGCTTAGGCTTACCGCCCGCAGGCGCGCGGTAAGCCGGCTGTGCAGCATCCGGTCAAATGCCGGCAGGAAATACGGCAACAATGCTTTCCTTAGTTTCGCGCTAAGGCTGCTGGCTCTTCCAAACTCGGTGCTTGCCTTTCTGCTCTCTTTTGACATTCGGTAATTCTTAGCGCAGCTTCTCTTGCACAGCTTGCCATTACGTATGTAATAAATTTCATTACCCACCTTACCGGTAAAGGTTTGCAGCTTATATTGTCTTGCCATTCATAGAACGTTTTTATCTTATAAAGTTAATAAATTAAAAATTATAGCATATCAAGTGCGTATTATCTCCGCATCAAATGCACATTAAATGCATCCATTTTTGGCACATACCTGCTGCATGCCGGGCACAGGAAGTACAAATACTTCATTTATTATTACTTATTATGGCTAACGCGGAAAGCAATACACTTCTCACATACATTCATGTCAGTTTGAACTGCTTACATTATTTCCGTAATACATAAGACTGTATAAGAAGACTTCCGCTCGCTCCCGTCGGCAGACGTAAACTCGGCAACCTCAATAACAACACAATAATGTTCTTTCCACACAGTAAGTCAGAACACACAATGGCAGAAAATATTTGCAAACCATTATGAGCTAATTGAAAATGTTTATTTATTTTCAGTTGTGCAATTAACATTGAAAATATGCTTTCTGTTCGGCACTTGCTGTGTTTTGCTTTGCGTTTCAGCATCGGCGCAGAACAAAGCCGATTCATTGCCCGGGCACAAAAAAACTTTCTTCAACAAATGGATACAAAAAGGCATGAAGAGCATTACGCACCATGCATCTATCGATACTATTGATGCACGCACGGCATATAACACGCGCATTGCCACATATTACCAACCTTACCAGGGAAAAATTATCAGGCATATTACCTATCGGCAATTTGATTTTGACAGAAGCTTTGCCGATACAGCCACCAGCATCAATTATTTCGGCACCAACATTCTGAACCACTTGCACACACGCTCGCGGTCCTGGGTTATCCGCAACAATATGTTTGTGCATGAAGGAATGCCGCTTAATGCCAATACCATTGCCGATAATGAACGCTACCTGCGCTCGCTGAACTTTATAAGAGATGCCCGCATATTGGTACGACCTGTCGCTGCAAATTCAGATTCTGTGGACTTGCTCGTTATAACAAAAGACCTCTTTAGCCTCACAGGAGAAATTCATGACCTGAGCACAACCAAGCAATATATCTCGGTGTCCGATGTTAATTTTTTAGGATTGGGGCAATCCATCTCCGGAGCTATTGTTAACGATAAAAACCGGAAACCCAATGTCGGAACCGATTTAAAATATACAAAATACAATTTGTTCAATTCTTTCACAAGCCTCGGTGTTGAATATACCGATGTTGGACATAATATTTACACACACCAGCAAAATGAGCACGGCTTCTATATCAATGCCGACCGACCGCTATTTTCGCAATATGCAAGCTATTACTGGTCGCTGCATTTAAGTGATGTAGAATCGGAACCCAACTACGGAACTTTTTCTGTGGATGATTCCACTTTTTACAAATATCACTACAAAATGTTCGATGCCACATTCGGCTACAACATAGGTGCAGTTAAAAGCAGGTATAGTACCAAAATTCCGTTGCGGAAAGTTATCAGCTTACGCTATTACAATTACGATTTTCTGCAATCTCCGCAGCAGTTTTATGACCGCTATGTCGAAATGCTGAATGGACGGCAGGCATTGCTGGCGCAATTCACACTATTTAAACAACAATTTTATAAGACCAATTATGTACTCGGCTTTGGAACTACGGAAGATATTCCATACGGCTTCAATATTTCCTTTACAAGCGGATGGTATAAGCTAAAAGACTTATCAAGACCTTATGTAGGTGTTGACGCCAATCGCTATCTTTATTCCAATAAAGGCGACATCGCGCAATTTTTTTTAAGAACGGGCGGATATTTCAAAGGCGGTTTACAAGATGCCACAGTTTTGCTTGGCTCATCTTTTTACAGCCGTCTGTTGCTTTGGAACAATGTTAAGATAAGGCAGTTTATGAGACTAAGCTATACCGGGCAATTTAGCACTTTTGCTGCCGAGCCGCTGCGCATCAACAATGCTTTCGGACTGGAAAATTTTCGCCAGGATTCTGTGCAGGGAAATCAACGTTTAACATTGCGGAGCCAAACAATATTTTTCGGTCCTGGAAAAGTATTTGGTTTTGCTTATGCGCCTTTCCTAACCGGCGATTTATCTTATTTAAAAGCAACGCAAAAAAGTATTGACCATTCGCCCTTCTATTATAGCATCGGCGGCGGTTTGAGGGTAAGAAACGAAAACCTTGTATTTGGAACGATAGAATTAAAAGGTGTATTTCTACCAAGAAAAATTGCGGGAGAAAACCGGTTCAAAATCGGCATCAGTACCAATCTTCGATTCCGCTACAACTCAAGCTACGTAAGTCCGCCGGCATTGCTTGAGTATAACGGCGATGTGAGCAATGATATTTTCTAAAGATTAAAAACTTGCGTTTTGCAAAATCGAATTTAGATTGTTCCAATCCTTCAGGCTGCCCTTAAGCTTATCAATAAATTCTTTTTGATTTACCGCTTTTCCCTTTTTGGGCGGCGTAAGCGTTGCATCGGTTACAGCCGGATTGAGCGTTACTTTGGTTGCAGTCCATTCTATGTGCTGGTGCGGCAAAGCTAACAGCATTATCATGCCCGGCAAACCGCTGAAAGATTCCGGTCCGCCGCTCGTGGGAATTTGATTGGTATAAAAAGCTACAACATACACCGAATCCATAATAACGGCATTGGCTCGACGGCAATGGAAGCCTGCAATATCGCGAAGTTCATCGGTTATTTTCCACCGTATTTTGCGCGTGCTGTCAGTAATTAAAAACTGGTCTCCATAAACTGTTTTCTGCGCTATTGATTGGTCTTTATCAAAATCGGAATATACAATATTTCCCTGCTTCCCCGATGACATATCGATAAAATAAAAATCGCTTGTATTCGGGTTACTCTCTTCAATAGGCGTATAAAGCGTTTTGTCGTCTTTGAACGCAAGATTGGCGTGCGTTACCGTAAAACCGTTATTATTCTTTTTGGATGCATCAAGTATTGCATCGTCCCACCCGGCATTATCTGCTTCATTCTTCGACATACGCTCTTTTTGCAGGGCATAAGTATTTACTTTTTTCTCAAAAACGATATTTCCATGATTGAGAAATAAGGCATTCTGCGCAGTAACGCGAAATGCCAGGAAAAGCGCTATGATAAAAACCGTGTATTGAATTTTGCGTTGCATAAAATATTTTTTAACAGATTAATCTATTTGGTCGTTGCTACGCCGCCCATTTTTGAGAAGTTCCAAACTACAGACAACATGAAATATCTTTTAATGGTCGTATGGAAACTTTGCGTGTATTGGTCGCGTGTATAACTGTTATTTTGATTCAAAATATCGTTTGCCGAAATATTTATCAATAAATTTTCTTTCTTAAAAAATTTCTTGCCAATCCATGCGTTCCAAATAAACTGGCTGTAAGCCGGAAGCGTTTCTGTTTTTTGATTCCAGGTATATGTTCCTTCTGTATGAATCTGGAACTTCGCAGGAAGAAAGACATCTATATTCGGGCTAAATTCCAATGTCCAATAATTATTGTTGATTTGATTTTGTAGAGTGGCATTGTTGGTCGTATATTTTGCATTACCGCTCAGGCTGACGTCTAATTTATTCTCTTTGTATTTGCCTAACCGTAAACCAAGCGAGTATGAATTGCTCGTTATAGTATTTGAAGCATCATTGATATAATTTATCGATTTATATCCGTTGTATCTGACACTTACATCATAGTTTATATCCCACTTTTTTATTTTCCGCCCATAATCCACATAAGAATAATAATTCCTTGTAGGCGTATTTATATTGAAATAATTATGAACGCTTTTGCCTGTTGCAGTATCGGTAGTCACATTTTCTACAATTGGATTTGTTGTAAAATTATAACTAATATATCCCCAGATATTCTGCTGAGAAATCACTTTGAACATATTGTAATTCAGAGACAGTGAATTACTGAAAGACGGCTTGAGATAGGGGTTTCCGATATAAATATTCAATACATCCGCATTATTCAGTACAGGCTGTATCTGCTCGGCAGATGGTTGCCGGGTGGAACCACGATAATTGAAACTTAAATTGGATTGCGTAGCAACTTTGTAACGGAGATATGCATTCGGCGCCCAGTTGATAAAACTTCTGTTGAGTTTCTCATCTGTAAATGTATTGGTTTGATGATACTGTGAAGAGCCTACATTTGTTCCTACGTTAAAATTCAGTTTTCCTCTGTTGTACGCAAATGCAACGCCGCCGCTATTAGTCAGTTGGTTGTAAATATAATGATTGCTGTATGTACTGTCAAGCAAACTGTATGCACTGTCCGTGTTTCTGTTGTAGGAACGTAAATCGGAATTTGTATTTTCAATATCAATACTGTAATTGGCGACCAAAGAAAGCCATTTGGTTAACGGCTCGGTATATGCCAGTTTCCCGGTCGTGGAATTGGTTTTATTTTTATTTGTTTTTCTCTGGTCAACAGACGATGTACTATCATTATCATAAAAGTAATTATAGCTATTCATAAAGCCGGAATTGTCCGAGTTTTTCAGATATTCATTGAAATTCAGACTGATGGTTCTACCT from Arachidicoccus sp. BS20 encodes the following:
- a CDS encoding BamA/TamA family outer membrane protein, whose protein sequence is MQLTLKICFLFGTCCVLLCVSASAQNKADSLPGHKKTFFNKWIQKGMKSITHHASIDTIDARTAYNTRIATYYQPYQGKIIRHITYRQFDFDRSFADTATSINYFGTNILNHLHTRSRSWVIRNNMFVHEGMPLNANTIADNERYLRSLNFIRDARILVRPVAANSDSVDLLVITKDLFSLTGEIHDLSTTKQYISVSDVNFLGLGQSISGAIVNDKNRKPNVGTDLKYTKYNLFNSFTSLGVEYTDVGHNIYTHQQNEHGFYINADRPLFSQYASYYWSLHLSDVESEPNYGTFSVDDSTFYKYHYKMFDATFGYNIGAVKSRYSTKIPLRKVISLRYYNYDFLQSPQQFYDRYVEMLNGRQALLAQFTLFKQQFYKTNYVLGFGTTEDIPYGFNISFTSGWYKLKDLSRPYVGVDANRYLYSNKGDIAQFFLRTGGYFKGGLQDATVLLGSSFYSRLLLWNNVKIRQFMRLSYTGQFSTFAAEPLRINNAFGLENFRQDSVQGNQRLTLRSQTIFFGPGKVFGFAYAPFLTGDLSYLKATQKSIDHSPFYYSIGGGLRVRNENLVFGTIELKGVFLPRKIAGENRFKIGISTNLRFRYNSSYVSPPALLEYNGDVSNDIF
- a CDS encoding GLPGLI family protein; this encodes MQRKIQYTVFIIALFLAFRVTAQNALFLNHGNIVFEKKVNTYALQKERMSKNEADNAGWDDAILDASKKNNNGFTVTHANLAFKDDKTLYTPIEESNPNTSDFYFIDMSSGKQGNIVYSDFDKDQSIAQKTVYGDQFLITDSTRKIRWKITDELRDIAGFHCRRANAVIMDSVYVVAFYTNQIPTSGGPESFSGLPGMIMLLALPHQHIEWTATKVTLNPAVTDATLTPPKKGKAVNQKEFIDKLKGSLKDWNNLNSILQNASF